In a single window of the Nocardioides massiliensis genome:
- the galE gene encoding UDP-glucose 4-epimerase GalE has product MNKVLVAGGAGYLGPIVAKALERAGHVPVILDSLVTGRAEFVGDRAFYRGDIADRDLLARIVREHPEITSTVHMAALVSVPESVEKPATYYRENVAKSLVLFETLAELGRPDVVFSSSASVYGFDPAFEVREDSAVAPLSPYARTKLMMEQILCDLAAAGRVRAVILRYFNPIGADPDLETGAHAVEPSHVLGRLISAATGDGTFTITGTDYPTRDGTGLRDYIHTWDLARAHAAAVGRFEEAVRAGDQGSAVFNLGTGDGVTVRELVAAFTSAFGAEVRTTEGPRRPGDAAGAFANVDRAREVLGWEAELTLEDGIRSALAWMQHRPTVLGY; this is encoded by the coding sequence ATGAACAAGGTGCTGGTCGCCGGTGGCGCCGGCTACCTCGGCCCGATCGTCGCGAAGGCGCTCGAGCGGGCCGGGCACGTGCCCGTCATCCTCGACTCCCTCGTCACCGGCCGGGCGGAGTTCGTCGGCGACCGGGCGTTCTACCGCGGCGACATCGCCGACCGGGACCTGCTCGCCCGGATCGTCCGCGAGCACCCCGAGATCACCTCGACGGTGCACATGGCCGCCCTCGTCAGCGTCCCGGAGTCGGTCGAGAAGCCGGCGACGTACTACCGGGAGAACGTCGCCAAGTCGCTGGTGCTGTTCGAGACCCTCGCGGAGCTCGGGCGCCCCGACGTCGTCTTCAGCTCCTCGGCGTCGGTCTACGGCTTCGACCCGGCCTTCGAGGTGCGGGAGGACTCTGCCGTCGCGCCGCTGTCGCCGTACGCCCGCACCAAGCTGATGATGGAGCAGATCCTGTGCGACCTGGCCGCCGCCGGGCGGGTCCGCGCGGTCATCCTGCGCTACTTCAACCCCATCGGGGCCGACCCCGACCTGGAGACCGGCGCACACGCGGTCGAGCCCTCCCACGTGCTGGGTCGGCTGATCAGCGCCGCGACCGGGGACGGCACGTTCACGATCACCGGCACCGACTATCCGACGCGCGACGGCACGGGCCTGCGCGACTACATCCACACGTGGGACCTGGCACGCGCCCACGCGGCCGCGGTCGGCCGCTTCGAGGAGGCCGTGCGAGCCGGCGACCAGGGCAGTGCGGTCTTCAACCTCGGCACCGGTGACGGGGTGACCGTCCGCGAGCTGGTCGCCGCCTTCACCTCGGCCTTCGGCGCGGAGGTCCGCACGACCGAGGGCCCGCGCCGTCCCGGCGACGCCGCCGGCGCCTTCGCCAACGTCGACCGCGCCCGGGAGGTGCTGGGCTGGGAGGCGGAGCTGACGCTCGAGGACGGCATCCGCTCCGCACTGGCATGGATGCAGCACCGGCCGACCGTGCTCGGGTACTGA
- the folE gene encoding GTP cyclohydrolase I FolE produces MRHDPPPVVPDFDHDRAAAAIRELLIAVGEDPDREGLRETPNRVARAYAELLGGMHQSAEDVLTTTFDIGHDELILVRDIELWSMCEHHLVPFTGVAHIGYIPNTEGRITGLSKLARLVDVYAKRPQVQERLTTQVADSLMRILEARGAIVVIEAEHLCMTMRGVRKPGAKTITSAVRGIMHNATTRSEVMALINAR; encoded by the coding sequence ATCCGGCACGACCCGCCCCCGGTCGTCCCGGACTTCGACCACGACCGCGCGGCCGCGGCCATCCGGGAGCTGCTGATCGCCGTCGGCGAGGACCCCGACCGCGAGGGGCTGCGGGAGACACCCAACCGGGTCGCCCGGGCGTACGCCGAGCTGCTCGGGGGCATGCACCAGAGCGCGGAGGACGTGCTCACGACGACGTTCGACATCGGTCACGACGAGCTGATCCTCGTGCGCGACATCGAGCTGTGGTCGATGTGCGAGCACCACCTCGTGCCGTTCACCGGCGTCGCCCACATCGGCTACATCCCCAACACCGAGGGTCGGATCACCGGGCTCTCCAAGCTGGCCCGGCTCGTCGACGTCTACGCCAAGCGGCCCCAGGTCCAGGAGCGGCTGACCACCCAGGTGGCGGACTCCCTGATGCGGATCCTCGAGGCCCGCGGTGCGATCGTCGTGATCGAGGCCGAGCACCTGTGCATGACCATGCGGGGGGTGCGCAAGCCGGGCGCCAAGACCATCACCTCCGCCGTACGCGGCATCATGCACAACGCCACCACGCGCTCCGAGGTGATGGCACTCATCAACGCCCGCTGA
- the ftsH gene encoding ATP-dependent zinc metalloprotease FtsH, protein MKRIFKGPWVWIAIAVLGVLLAFQFLANAGGYDEIDTSEMYEHLTSDRVEEITFVDGDQEMRATLKAEGDEEGRQVVAAWVQGQQRDFLNAAREGVESGQIEKANSENPRPSFFGSLLATLLPFALIVLIFIFLLNQMQGGGGRVMQFAKSKAKLITKDMPKTTFADVAGAQEAIEELGEIKEFLSEPAKFQAVGAKIPKGVLLYGPPGTGKTLLARAVAGEAGVPFYSISGSDFVEMFVGVGASRVRDLFEQAKENAPAIVFIDEIDAVGRHRGAGMGGGHDEREQTLNQLLVEMDGFDVRGGVILIAATNRPDVLDPALLRPGRFDRQIAVEAPDLAGRTKILEVHARGKPMSPEIDLANVARRTPGFTGADLANVLNEAALLTARSNAKVIDAEALDEAIDRVIAGPQKRTRLMNEKEKLITAYHEGGHALVAAALPGTDPVHKVTILPRGRALGYTMVLPDEDKYSQTRAEMLDKLAYMLGGRAAEEMVFHDPTTGAGNDIEKATSLARAMVTQYGMTERLGAIKLGDSNSEPFLGRDLGHSRNYSEDVAAIVDEETKKLLATAHQEAFDILEENRDVLDALVLALLDRETLDKAEIAEIFEPLRRRPTRPAWTGSPHRNPSDIPPVEIPQEIRDRAAANGAPSAASGEGGVILTPPGSGGDVHGDPGVGT, encoded by the coding sequence GTGAAGCGCATTTTCAAGGGACCGTGGGTCTGGATCGCGATCGCCGTCCTCGGCGTCCTGCTCGCCTTCCAGTTCCTGGCGAACGCCGGCGGGTACGACGAGATCGACACCTCCGAGATGTACGAGCACCTCACCTCCGACCGGGTCGAGGAGATCACCTTCGTCGACGGTGACCAGGAGATGCGCGCCACCTTGAAGGCCGAGGGTGACGAGGAGGGCCGCCAGGTCGTCGCCGCCTGGGTCCAGGGCCAGCAGCGCGACTTCCTCAACGCCGCGCGCGAGGGCGTCGAGAGTGGCCAGATCGAGAAGGCCAACTCCGAGAACCCGCGCCCGAGCTTCTTCGGGTCGCTGCTCGCGACGCTGCTGCCGTTCGCGCTGATCGTGCTGATCTTCATCTTCCTGCTCAACCAGATGCAGGGCGGTGGCGGCCGGGTGATGCAGTTCGCCAAGTCCAAGGCGAAGCTGATCACCAAGGACATGCCGAAGACCACCTTCGCCGACGTCGCCGGCGCCCAGGAGGCGATCGAGGAGCTCGGTGAGATCAAGGAGTTCCTCTCCGAGCCCGCGAAGTTCCAGGCCGTGGGCGCCAAGATCCCCAAGGGCGTGCTGCTCTACGGCCCGCCCGGGACCGGCAAGACGCTGCTGGCCCGCGCTGTGGCCGGCGAGGCCGGGGTGCCGTTCTACTCCATCTCCGGCTCCGACTTCGTCGAGATGTTCGTCGGTGTCGGTGCCTCCCGGGTGCGCGACCTGTTCGAGCAGGCCAAGGAGAACGCCCCGGCCATCGTCTTCATCGACGAGATCGACGCCGTCGGGCGTCACCGCGGGGCCGGCATGGGCGGCGGCCACGACGAGCGCGAGCAGACCCTCAACCAGCTGCTGGTGGAGATGGACGGCTTCGACGTGCGCGGCGGGGTCATCCTGATCGCGGCCACCAACCGTCCCGACGTGCTCGACCCGGCGCTGCTGCGTCCGGGCCGCTTCGACCGCCAGATCGCCGTGGAGGCCCCCGATCTCGCCGGGCGCACCAAGATCCTCGAGGTCCACGCCCGCGGCAAGCCGATGTCGCCGGAGATCGACCTGGCCAACGTCGCCCGCCGTACCCCCGGCTTCACCGGTGCCGACCTGGCCAACGTCCTCAATGAGGCGGCGCTCCTCACCGCGCGGTCCAACGCCAAGGTGATCGACGCCGAGGCACTCGACGAGGCGATCGACCGGGTCATCGCCGGTCCGCAGAAGCGCACGCGGTTGATGAACGAGAAGGAGAAGCTCATCACCGCCTACCACGAGGGCGGACACGCCCTGGTGGCCGCGGCGCTGCCGGGCACCGACCCGGTCCACAAGGTGACGATCCTGCCGCGCGGGCGCGCGCTCGGCTACACGATGGTGCTGCCCGACGAGGACAAGTACTCCCAGACCCGCGCCGAGATGCTCGACAAGCTCGCCTACATGCTCGGGGGACGTGCGGCGGAGGAGATGGTCTTCCACGACCCCACCACCGGTGCCGGCAACGACATCGAGAAGGCGACCTCGCTGGCGCGCGCGATGGTGACGCAGTACGGCATGACCGAGCGGCTGGGGGCGATCAAGCTCGGCGACAGCAACTCCGAGCCGTTCCTCGGCCGGGACCTCGGGCACTCGCGGAACTACTCCGAGGACGTCGCCGCGATCGTCGACGAGGAGACCAAGAAGCTCCTCGCCACAGCCCACCAGGAGGCCTTCGACATCCTCGAGGAGAACCGCGACGTCCTCGACGCCCTGGTGTTGGCGCTGCTGGACCGCGAGACGCTCGACAAGGCCGAGATCGCGGAGATCTTCGAGCCGCTGCGCCGGCGACCGACGCGCCCGGCCTGGACCGGCTCGCCGCACCGCAACCCGTCCGACATCCCGCCGGTGGAGATCCCGCAGGAGATCCGCGACCGCGCCGCGGCCAACGGTGCTCCGTCGGCCGCGAGCGGCGAGGGTGGCGTCATCCTCACGCCTCCGGGGTCGGGAGGCGACGTGCACGGCGACCCGGGGGTCGGCACGTGA
- the hpt gene encoding hypoxanthine phosphoribosyltransferase, whose translation MDASHVDGDLVNVLFSEDDIQQRLAEMAAQIEADYEGKDILLVGVLKGAIMVMADLSRAFSRHVEIDWMAVSSYGSGTKSSGVVRILKDLDTDISGRHVLIVEDIIDTGLTLSWLVSNLSSRKPASVEIATLLRKPDALQMSVDVKYVGWDIPNEFVIGYGLDYSERYRNLRCIGTLAPHVYS comes from the coding sequence ATGGACGCCTCCCATGTCGACGGAGACCTCGTCAACGTTCTCTTCAGCGAGGACGACATCCAGCAACGCCTCGCCGAGATGGCCGCCCAGATCGAGGCCGACTACGAGGGCAAGGACATCCTGCTCGTCGGCGTCCTCAAGGGCGCGATCATGGTGATGGCGGACCTGTCGCGGGCGTTCTCCCGGCACGTCGAGATCGACTGGATGGCGGTCTCGTCGTATGGCTCGGGCACCAAGTCGTCGGGCGTCGTCCGCATCCTCAAGGACCTCGACACCGACATCTCCGGGCGCCACGTGCTGATCGTCGAGGACATCATCGACACCGGCCTCACGCTGTCGTGGCTGGTCTCCAACCTCAGCTCGCGCAAGCCGGCGTCGGTCGAGATCGCCACTCTGCTGCGCAAGCCCGACGCCCTGCAGATGAGCGTCGACGTGAAGTACGTTGGCTGGGACATCCCCAACGAGTTCGTCATCGGCTACGGGCTCGACTACTCCGAGCGCTACCGCAACCTGCGCTGCATCGGCACCCTCGCGCCGCACGTCTACTCCTGA
- the tilS gene encoding tRNA lysidine(34) synthetase TilS produces MALDPARAAVRAGVRRVLDEAALEPGTPVVVACSGGADSLALLAATVFESRAHGSGRGLHVVAATVDHGLQDGSAELAERVVAQAAGLGADETVAARVSVHSEGQGVEAAAREARYDVLAQVAQRWSAPLVLLGHTRDDQAETVLLGLTRGSGARSLAGMRRGFDVFARPLLDVTRAQTEAACRAEGLDYWEDPHNTDQRFTRARVRHRVLPILEAELGPGVAAALARTADQLTEDAQALDAYADAAFRAAATDEPAGAVGVRLDGLAGLPTAVRTRVLRRAALAAGCPGAELFRVHVQALDRLAADPDRAAKQVQLPGRVTARCGRDSLTFVTTPVGG; encoded by the coding sequence ATGGCTCTCGACCCCGCGCGTGCCGCGGTCCGGGCCGGCGTACGCCGTGTGCTGGACGAGGCTGCGCTCGAACCGGGTACGCCGGTCGTGGTCGCCTGCTCCGGGGGAGCAGACTCACTCGCCCTGCTGGCGGCGACGGTCTTCGAGTCCCGTGCCCACGGCTCCGGTCGTGGACTGCACGTCGTCGCGGCCACCGTCGACCACGGTCTCCAGGACGGCTCGGCCGAGCTGGCCGAACGGGTGGTCGCCCAAGCCGCCGGGCTCGGCGCTGACGAGACGGTGGCGGCCCGCGTGAGCGTGCACTCCGAGGGGCAGGGCGTCGAGGCCGCCGCTCGGGAGGCGCGCTACGACGTGCTCGCCCAGGTCGCGCAGCGGTGGTCTGCGCCGCTGGTGCTGCTGGGCCACACGCGCGACGACCAGGCCGAGACGGTCCTGCTCGGGCTCACCCGCGGCTCGGGCGCCCGGTCGCTGGCGGGCATGCGCCGCGGCTTCGACGTCTTCGCGCGGCCCCTGCTCGACGTGACCCGCGCCCAGACCGAGGCCGCCTGTCGCGCCGAGGGTCTCGACTACTGGGAGGACCCCCACAACACCGACCAGCGGTTCACCCGCGCACGCGTCCGCCACCGCGTCCTGCCCATCCTCGAGGCCGAGCTCGGCCCCGGCGTCGCCGCCGCGCTGGCCCGCACCGCCGACCAGCTCACCGAGGACGCCCAGGCCCTCGACGCGTACGCCGACGCCGCCTTCCGCGCCGCGGCGACCGACGAACCTGCGGGTGCGGTCGGCGTACGCCTCGACGGGCTCGCGGGCCTGCCGACCGCGGTCCGCACGCGGGTCTTGCGCCGGGCGGCGCTCGCCGCCGGCTGCCCCGGCGCGGAGCTGTTCCGGGTCCACGTCCAGGCGTTGGATCGGCTGGCGGCCGACCCCGACCGGGCGGCGAAGCAGGTGCAGCTGCCCGGTCGCGTCACGGCTCGTTGCGGGCGGGACTCGCTGACGTTCGTCACGACCCCTGTGGGAGGCTGA
- a CDS encoding zinc-dependent metalloprotease — protein sequence MTASDMVDWDLAIKIGSRVAGEGPTVSRQEAADVVAELRDGAARSTSLVGDFTGLHAPAGTAPVLVVDRPGWITANVEAFGRITEPLMRKMEDRRGPATGMTKAVGSRVTAMEVGGLLGFLGGKVLGQFDPFAEPHGRLLLVAPNIVNVERELEVDPSDFRLWVCLHEETHRVQFTAVPWMRDHLHGEVAALADAVDVDPSELVSTILERAGDLLRGNSDVSLVDLFAGPEQRAVIDRVTGVMSLLEGHADVVMDEAGPEVIGSLREIRRKFNRRRKGVGMLDKVLRRLLGIDQKMAQYRNGASFVTGVVDKVGFDGFNAVWAEPANLPSKDEIGDPDAWVRRVHG from the coding sequence ATGACTGCCTCCGACATGGTCGACTGGGACCTCGCCATCAAGATCGGCTCGCGCGTGGCGGGTGAGGGGCCGACGGTGAGCCGGCAGGAGGCTGCGGATGTCGTGGCCGAGCTGCGCGACGGTGCGGCGCGCTCGACGTCGCTGGTCGGGGACTTCACGGGGCTGCATGCTCCGGCGGGTACGGCGCCGGTGCTCGTGGTCGACCGGCCGGGGTGGATCACCGCCAACGTCGAGGCGTTCGGGCGGATCACCGAGCCGTTGATGCGCAAGATGGAGGACCGGCGCGGACCGGCGACCGGGATGACGAAGGCGGTCGGCTCGCGCGTGACCGCGATGGAGGTCGGGGGACTCCTCGGCTTCCTCGGCGGCAAGGTGCTGGGTCAGTTCGACCCGTTCGCCGAGCCGCACGGGCGGCTGCTGCTCGTCGCGCCCAACATCGTCAACGTCGAGCGCGAGCTCGAGGTCGACCCGTCGGACTTCCGCCTGTGGGTGTGCCTGCACGAGGAGACGCACCGGGTGCAGTTCACCGCGGTGCCGTGGATGCGTGACCACCTGCACGGCGAGGTCGCCGCTCTCGCCGACGCCGTCGACGTCGACCCCTCCGAGCTCGTCTCCACCATCCTCGAGCGCGCCGGCGACCTGTTGCGCGGCAACAGCGACGTCAGTCTCGTCGACCTGTTCGCCGGTCCCGAGCAGCGCGCGGTGATCGACCGTGTCACCGGCGTGATGTCGCTGCTGGAGGGCCACGCCGACGTCGTGATGGACGAGGCCGGCCCCGAGGTCATCGGCTCGCTGCGGGAGATCCGGCGCAAGTTCAACCGTCGGCGCAAGGGCGTCGGGATGCTCGACAAGGTGTTGCGCCGCCTCCTCGGCATCGACCAGAAGATGGCGCAGTACCGCAACGGCGCGTCCTTCGTCACCGGTGTCGTCGACAAGGTCGGCTTCGACGGCTTCAACGCGGTGTGGGCCGAGCCGGCCAACCTTCCCAGCAAGGACGAGATCGGCGACCCGGACGCCTGGGTGCGCCGGGTCCACGGCTGA
- the dacB gene encoding D-alanyl-D-alanine carboxypeptidase/D-alanyl-D-alanine endopeptidase: MGRRDERHSGRPRWRVLPAVLVLLLLASAVAADELEAGPRWLGWDWSGPVDQPAAVDPPPGLDLPALRPAPVVLAGSPLGGAPVPDLDEAAIAQVVAPYLDRDDLGRRLTVAVAALGSAEPAYVTGAERVTPASTTKLLTATAVLSALGPDHTFRTTVRGVPGTPRIVLVGGGDPFLAREQSEADAPPAYPARADLRTLATATASALRAAGRTRVRLDYDATLFTGDRVNPAWPASYGPDDVVAPISALWVDGGRPDEGDGRVDDPPRVAAEEFADALRAVGIRVAPRVRERAAPAEATELAEVSSAPLEQIVERALDVSDNETTEVLGHHVALARNTEATFEGAAAAVVATLGELGVDASGDTLRDSSGLSRENLISPETLLGVLAVAAERPELRAVLGGLPVAGFTGSLALRFDTGDPAGLGQVRAKTGTLTGVHGLAGVVTEAGGTPLAFVVLADRVRAPGGIGSGGIEQAVARQRIDELAADLAACRCSR; the protein is encoded by the coding sequence GTGGGGCGACGTGACGAACGCCACTCCGGGCGTCCGCGCTGGCGGGTGCTGCCGGCGGTGCTCGTGCTGCTGCTCCTGGCCTCGGCCGTCGCGGCCGACGAGCTCGAGGCGGGCCCGCGCTGGCTCGGCTGGGACTGGTCGGGTCCGGTCGACCAGCCCGCGGCCGTCGACCCCCCACCAGGGCTGGACCTGCCGGCGCTGCGCCCGGCGCCCGTCGTCCTCGCCGGCTCGCCCCTCGGTGGCGCGCCGGTGCCCGACCTCGACGAGGCCGCGATCGCGCAGGTCGTCGCGCCGTACCTCGACCGCGACGACCTCGGACGGCGACTGACGGTCGCCGTGGCGGCGCTGGGCTCCGCCGAGCCGGCGTACGTCACCGGCGCGGAGCGGGTCACGCCGGCCTCGACCACCAAGCTGCTCACCGCGACGGCCGTGCTGTCCGCCCTGGGTCCCGACCACACCTTCCGTACGACGGTGCGGGGCGTGCCGGGCACGCCGCGGATCGTCCTGGTGGGTGGGGGCGACCCGTTCCTGGCGCGTGAGCAGTCGGAGGCGGATGCCCCTCCGGCGTACCCCGCGCGCGCCGACCTGCGCACCCTGGCCACCGCGACTGCGTCGGCGCTGCGGGCGGCGGGCCGGACGCGGGTGCGCCTGGACTATGACGCGACGCTCTTCACCGGCGATCGGGTCAACCCGGCCTGGCCGGCCAGCTACGGCCCCGATGACGTGGTCGCCCCGATCAGTGCCCTCTGGGTCGACGGTGGCCGCCCCGACGAGGGCGACGGCCGGGTCGACGACCCGCCCCGGGTGGCGGCCGAGGAGTTCGCCGACGCGCTGCGCGCTGTCGGGATCCGGGTCGCCCCGCGGGTCCGGGAGCGCGCCGCGCCTGCCGAGGCCACCGAGCTGGCCGAGGTCAGCTCTGCGCCGCTGGAGCAGATCGTCGAGCGGGCTCTGGACGTCAGTGACAACGAGACGACCGAGGTCCTCGGCCACCACGTCGCCCTCGCCCGCAACACCGAAGCGACCTTCGAGGGCGCCGCTGCCGCCGTGGTCGCCACCCTCGGCGAGCTGGGTGTCGACGCGAGCGGTGACACGCTGCGCGACAGCAGCGGGTTGTCGCGCGAGAACCTCATCTCGCCCGAGACGCTCCTCGGCGTCCTCGCCGTCGCTGCCGAGCGCCCCGAGCTGCGCGCCGTGCTCGGCGGGCTGCCGGTCGCCGGGTTCACCGGCTCCCTCGCCCTCCGCTTCGACACCGGTGACCCCGCCGGCCTGGGCCAGGTCCGCGCGAAGACCGGCACCCTCACGGGCGTCCACGGGCTCGCCGGCGTGGTCACCGAGGCAGGCGGCACCCCCCTCGCGTTCGTCGTCCTCGCCGACCGCGTCCGCGCCCCCGGTGGCATCGGCTCCGGCGGCATCGAGCAGGCCGTCGCCCGCCAGCGCATCGACGAGCTCGCCGCCGACCTCGCCGCCTGCCGCTGCAGCAGGTGA